The Gillisia sp. Hel_I_86 genome has a segment encoding these proteins:
- the murD gene encoding UDP-N-acetylmuramoyl-L-alanine--D-glutamate ligase — MNKNKKIAILGGGESGVGTAILALKQGYDVFVSDFGKIKDKYKAELEKLGVDWEEDGHTEFKIMDASVVMKSPGIPDTAPLVKKIKEQGIPVISEIEFGAEFTSAKIIGITGSNGKTTTTKWVHHILKNAGLNVSMAGNVGDSFAKQVAGDPVDYFILELSSFQLDGIVDFRPDIAVLTNITPDHLDRYNYNLDEYIASKFRITKNQKESDFFIYDADDELIAKWLESNSVKAEKLPFSLQKKLEKGAYVEDNNIKINLNNTQFIMPTSSLALEGKHNTKNAMAASTVSQLLRIRKETIRASMENFQGVEHRLEKVLKINNVMYVNDSKATNTNATYYALESMETETVWIVGGVDKGNVYSELLPLVNEKVKAIICLGVDNSKIFEAFGNCVDTIVETHSMKEAVGMAYKLSERGNTVLLSPACSSFDLFENYEDRGRQFKESVRNL; from the coding sequence ATGAACAAAAACAAAAAAATAGCAATTCTTGGAGGCGGAGAAAGCGGTGTAGGTACTGCAATTCTTGCGCTGAAGCAGGGCTATGATGTTTTTGTTTCAGATTTTGGAAAAATAAAAGATAAGTATAAAGCAGAACTGGAAAAGCTAGGAGTAGACTGGGAAGAGGATGGACATACCGAATTCAAGATCATGGATGCTTCAGTAGTTATGAAAAGCCCCGGAATCCCAGATACAGCGCCGCTGGTTAAAAAGATCAAGGAGCAGGGGATTCCTGTTATTTCTGAAATTGAATTTGGCGCAGAATTTACTTCAGCAAAAATTATAGGGATTACCGGCAGCAACGGGAAGACCACTACAACTAAGTGGGTACATCATATCCTGAAAAATGCAGGATTAAATGTATCTATGGCAGGAAATGTAGGAGACAGTTTTGCAAAGCAGGTAGCGGGCGACCCTGTAGATTATTTCATCCTGGAGCTAAGCAGTTTCCAACTAGATGGAATAGTGGATTTTAGGCCGGATATCGCAGTACTTACCAACATTACCCCAGACCATCTTGACAGATACAATTATAACCTGGATGAATACATCGCATCTAAATTCAGAATAACAAAGAATCAGAAAGAGTCCGATTTCTTTATTTATGATGCCGATGACGAATTAATTGCAAAGTGGCTTGAATCCAATTCAGTAAAAGCCGAAAAATTGCCTTTTTCACTTCAGAAGAAACTGGAAAAAGGCGCATATGTAGAAGATAACAATATTAAAATAAACCTCAACAACACCCAATTTATTATGCCAACATCATCCTTAGCACTCGAAGGTAAGCACAACACAAAAAATGCCATGGCAGCCTCTACGGTTTCCCAATTATTAAGAATTAGAAAAGAAACCATCCGTGCGAGCATGGAGAATTTTCAAGGGGTGGAACACCGATTGGAAAAAGTGCTTAAAATCAATAACGTGATGTACGTGAACGATTCCAAGGCTACTAATACCAACGCAACTTATTATGCTTTGGAAAGTATGGAAACGGAGACGGTTTGGATCGTTGGTGGTGTGGATAAAGGAAATGTGTATTCAGAATTGTTGCCTTTGGTAAATGAAAAGGTGAAAGCGATTATTTGTCTAGGAGTAGATAATTCCAAGATTTTTGAGGCTTTTGGAAATTGTGTGGATACCATTGTGGAAACACATTCCATGAAAGAA
- the rpsT gene encoding 30S ribosomal protein S20 codes for MANHKSALKRIRSNETKRLRNRYQHKTTRNAIKKLREADKKGAETLYPSVASMIDKLAKNNIIHDNKAANLKSKLAKHVAAL; via the coding sequence ATGGCAAATCATAAGTCAGCGTTAAAAAGAATCCGTAGCAATGAGACCAAACGTCTTAGAAACCGCTACCAGCACAAAACTACAAGAAACGCTATCAAAAAATTGCGTGAAGCAGACAAAAAGGGTGCTGAAACATTATATCCTTCTGTAGCTTCAATGATCGACAAATTGGCGAAGAACAATATCATACATGACAATAAAGCTGCAAACTTGAAGTCTAAGTTGGCTAAGCACGTAGCTGCACTATAA
- a CDS encoding alpha/beta fold hydrolase: MEHDLQQEGKFTYLEKGEGTPIVILHGLMGGLSNFDGVVNYFPEKGYKVLIPQLPLYNMSLLKTSVGTFAKYLRDFIKSKGFSEVILLGNSLGGHIALLCTKMYPELVKGLVITGSSGLYENAMGESYPRRGDYEFIKKKAQNVFYDPTVATKEIVDEVYYTIGDRNKLVKTLAIAKSAIRHNMANDLPKMKTPTCIIWGKNDNVTPPDVAEDFNKLLPDSDLYWIEECGHAAMMEHPDIFNELMFEWLQKRSF, encoded by the coding sequence ATGGAACACGATTTACAGCAAGAAGGAAAATTTACATACCTGGAAAAAGGGGAAGGTACACCGATAGTTATTTTACATGGTCTCATGGGTGGCTTAAGTAATTTTGATGGGGTTGTGAATTATTTTCCAGAAAAAGGCTATAAAGTTTTGATTCCGCAATTACCACTTTATAACATGTCCTTACTTAAAACAAGTGTAGGCACCTTTGCAAAATATCTTAGGGATTTTATAAAATCCAAGGGGTTTTCTGAAGTGATCCTTCTTGGGAATTCACTAGGAGGCCATATCGCCCTTCTGTGCACAAAGATGTACCCGGAATTGGTAAAAGGTTTGGTGATCACGGGAAGTTCTGGCCTTTACGAAAATGCCATGGGCGAGAGTTATCCAAGACGCGGTGACTACGAATTTATCAAGAAAAAGGCGCAAAATGTTTTTTACGATCCAACAGTTGCCACCAAGGAAATTGTAGATGAAGTTTATTATACGATTGGTGATAGAAACAAACTGGTGAAAACATTGGCTATCGCTAAAAGTGCTATTCGCCATAATATGGCAAACGACCTTCCTAAAATGAAAACGCCAACGTGTATAATCTGGGGCAAAAACGATAATGTAACTCCGCCGGATGTTGCAGAAGACTTTAATAAGTTACTGCCGGATTCTGACCTCTATTGGATAGAAGAATGTGGTCATGCAGCAATGATGGAGCATCCAGATATATTTAATGAGCTAATGTTCGAGTGGCTTCAAAAGAGATCTTTCTAA
- a CDS encoding UDP-N-acetylmuramoyl-L-alanyl-D-glutamate--2,6-diaminopimelate ligase, giving the protein MKILKDILYKVPMEAVIGNTGITVNTIQFDSRKVELNDVFVAVKGTVSDGHQFITKAVNQGALAVICQEMPEQIVNGVTYIQVANSQRTLAIMAANYYDSPSENLKLVGVTGTNGKTTVATLLYHLFSKAGFKVGLLSTVNIMVGEKTYAASHTTPDSLTINSYLKMMNDEGVEFCFMEVSSHGIAQDRTTGLKFAGGIFTNLSHEHLDYHKTFAEYRDVKKLFFDQLPATAFALVNGDDKNGTVMLQNTKAQKKTYALKSFADFNAKILENQFGGLLLKINGDEVWTKLIGNFNAYNILAIYATGELLGLEKQENLRLISELNSVSGRFQYMVSNKKITAIVDYAHTPDALKNVLETINAIRTKNEELITVVGCGGDRDKTKRPKMGNIAAALSTKVIFTSDNPRTEDPEEILKDVEAGVGPLDFKKTMTVVNRKQAIKTACQLANPNDIILIAGKGHETYQEVNGVRSDFDDYKIVNEFLSQLEK; this is encoded by the coding sequence TTGAAGATATTAAAAGACATATTATATAAAGTTCCTATGGAAGCCGTAATTGGCAATACCGGGATTACCGTGAATACAATTCAATTCGATTCCAGAAAAGTTGAACTGAATGATGTGTTTGTGGCTGTAAAGGGAACTGTGTCAGATGGACATCAATTTATCACTAAGGCTGTTAATCAAGGAGCTTTGGCGGTAATCTGCCAGGAAATGCCAGAGCAAATCGTAAATGGCGTTACGTATATTCAAGTCGCAAATTCTCAAAGGACATTGGCGATCATGGCTGCCAATTATTACGATTCTCCTTCAGAGAACTTAAAATTAGTTGGAGTTACTGGTACCAATGGAAAAACTACCGTAGCTACTTTATTATACCATTTGTTCAGCAAAGCGGGATTTAAAGTTGGTTTGCTTTCTACCGTAAATATCATGGTAGGAGAAAAAACCTATGCTGCATCGCATACAACCCCAGATTCGTTGACCATCAATTCTTATTTGAAAATGATGAATGATGAGGGAGTTGAATTTTGCTTTATGGAAGTGAGTTCTCATGGGATTGCACAAGATAGGACCACAGGGCTAAAGTTTGCCGGCGGCATTTTCACCAACCTATCGCATGAGCATTTAGATTACCATAAAACCTTCGCAGAATATCGCGATGTGAAAAAGCTGTTTTTCGATCAGCTGCCAGCAACTGCTTTTGCTTTGGTAAATGGAGATGATAAAAATGGAACGGTAATGCTTCAGAATACAAAAGCTCAAAAGAAAACCTATGCATTAAAGTCTTTTGCCGATTTTAATGCGAAAATCTTGGAAAATCAATTTGGCGGATTGCTTCTGAAGATAAATGGGGATGAGGTTTGGACAAAGTTAATTGGAAATTTCAATGCCTATAACATACTGGCAATTTATGCTACAGGGGAACTGCTAGGCCTCGAAAAGCAGGAAAATTTAAGGCTTATTAGTGAGTTGAATTCTGTAAGCGGAAGATTTCAATATATGGTTTCCAATAAAAAGATCACCGCGATTGTAGATTACGCACATACTCCAGATGCGTTGAAAAATGTGCTGGAAACCATTAATGCTATTCGAACCAAAAATGAAGAATTGATTACCGTAGTTGGTTGTGGAGGAGATCGTGATAAAACTAAAAGGCCAAAAATGGGAAATATCGCTGCTGCCCTAAGCACCAAAGTGATCTTTACCAGCGATAATCCAAGAACCGAAGATCCGGAAGAAATATTGAAAGATGTTGAGGCAGGCGTAGGTCCCTTGGATTTTAAGAAAACGATGACAGTGGTTAACAGAAAACAGGCAATCAAAACTGCTTGCCAGCTGGCAAACCCAAATGATATCATTCTTATTGCAGGAAAAGGTCATGAAACCTATCAGGAGGTAAACGGAGTACGATCTGATTTTGATGATTATAAAATTGTAAATGAATTTTTAAGCCAACTTGAAAAATAG
- a CDS encoding penicillin-binding protein codes for MATNEKHILNRLYFVAGCMFIFAVAVAVQLLNIQFVEGDKYKQLSEERTLKNFTIPANRGNLYDTNGNLLATSIPKYDIRFDAVTVTDKNFEENIVPLSKELYKMFGKSAAYWALSLRTARVNKHRYFLIARNLGYSDYMKVKDFPLFNLGTYKGGMIVEQRTVREHPLGEIAARTVGYERKDKQGYYTRVGLEGAFGPFLEGTDGHRLKQKIAKGQWKPISDNNEVEPKDGYDVISTIDVNIQDIAHHALLAQLEKYEADHGTVVVMETKTGEIKAISNLGRTSKGKYYEKLNYAVGETHEPGSTFKLMALVVALEDKVIDTSTIVDTENGIMSVRGYKVRDSHRGGYGKISAAKAFEVSSNVGVVKLIYDNYKDKPQKFIDGLNRMNLNQKLGISIKGEGEPYIPKPGDKKWSGLSLPWMAYGYGSIQITPLQTLAFYNAIANNGVLLKPRFIKEVREWDKVIEKNELTVLNPAICSQETVNKVKAMMENVVVRGTAKSLYSSNFSMAGKTGTAQTEYWMKDWNSNKRYISSFVGYFPADNPKYTSIVIIHKPNNKVGYYGADVSGPVFKRIAQKIYTDTPIEDTIESLKVKNDASSKDFEKYFAAAQSTKKLMPNVVGMPAMDALSLLENLGLSVRINGEGKVKNQSIPAGQKIKNNQQVALSLS; via the coding sequence TTGGCAACCAACGAAAAGCACATATTAAACCGATTGTACTTTGTAGCCGGATGTATGTTCATCTTTGCGGTGGCGGTAGCTGTGCAGTTGCTTAATATTCAGTTCGTAGAAGGGGATAAATATAAGCAGCTTTCCGAAGAGAGAACTTTAAAAAATTTCACCATTCCCGCTAATCGTGGAAACCTATATGATACCAATGGGAATTTATTGGCAACGTCCATTCCTAAGTACGATATAAGATTTGATGCGGTTACGGTAACTGATAAAAATTTTGAAGAAAACATAGTGCCTCTTTCCAAAGAGCTTTATAAAATGTTTGGTAAAAGTGCTGCTTATTGGGCCTTGTCCCTAAGAACGGCAAGGGTTAATAAGCATCGGTATTTTTTGATCGCTAGAAATTTGGGGTATTCAGATTATATGAAAGTGAAAGATTTTCCACTTTTTAACCTTGGAACCTATAAAGGCGGAATGATCGTAGAGCAACGAACTGTGCGTGAACATCCCCTTGGGGAAATTGCTGCCAGAACTGTTGGCTACGAGCGAAAGGACAAGCAAGGATATTATACAAGAGTTGGTTTAGAAGGGGCTTTTGGACCATTTCTGGAAGGAACAGATGGACATAGGCTGAAGCAAAAAATCGCGAAAGGCCAATGGAAGCCGATAAGTGATAATAATGAAGTAGAGCCAAAAGATGGGTATGATGTTATCTCTACCATAGATGTGAACATCCAGGATATAGCGCATCATGCATTGTTGGCCCAGTTAGAAAAATATGAAGCGGATCATGGAACCGTGGTGGTTATGGAAACCAAAACAGGTGAGATAAAAGCTATTTCTAACCTTGGCAGAACTTCTAAAGGAAAATATTACGAAAAGCTAAACTATGCAGTTGGCGAAACTCATGAACCAGGATCCACATTTAAATTAATGGCATTGGTGGTTGCTTTAGAGGATAAAGTGATAGATACCAGTACAATTGTGGACACGGAAAATGGAATAATGAGCGTGCGCGGTTATAAAGTAAGGGATTCACATCGCGGCGGATATGGAAAAATATCTGCGGCCAAGGCTTTTGAGGTTTCTTCGAATGTGGGAGTGGTAAAATTGATCTACGATAATTATAAAGACAAGCCCCAGAAATTCATTGATGGTTTGAATAGAATGAACCTGAACCAAAAATTAGGGATCTCTATTAAAGGAGAGGGTGAGCCGTACATTCCAAAGCCCGGTGATAAAAAATGGTCCGGACTTTCTTTGCCCTGGATGGCGTATGGCTATGGAAGTATTCAAATTACACCTTTGCAAACCTTGGCCTTTTATAATGCAATTGCAAATAATGGGGTATTGCTAAAACCCCGTTTTATCAAAGAAGTGCGGGAGTGGGATAAAGTGATAGAGAAAAATGAATTAACTGTGCTGAATCCGGCAATCTGCTCTCAAGAAACGGTAAATAAGGTGAAAGCAATGATGGAGAACGTGGTAGTACGAGGTACTGCTAAGAGCTTATATTCCTCTAATTTCTCTATGGCCGGTAAAACCGGAACTGCACAAACTGAATATTGGATGAAAGATTGGAACTCGAACAAAAGGTACATTTCTTCCTTTGTGGGGTATTTTCCTGCGGACAATCCAAAGTATACAAGCATCGTAATTATTCATAAGCCTAACAATAAAGTAGGATATTATGGAGCCGATGTTAGCGGACCGGTCTTCAAAAGAATTGCTCAAAAAATTTATACAGATACTCCTATTGAAGATACCATAGAATCTCTAAAAGTAAAAAATGATGCAAGTTCTAAAGATTTCGAAAAATACTTTGCAGCAGCCCAAAGCACTAAAAAATTGATGCCAAATGTGGTGGGAATGCCAGCTATGGATGCACTTTCTTTATTGGAAAACTTAGGATTATCGGTACGTATTAATGGCGAGGGCAAAGTGAAAAATCAATCGATCCCTGCGGGACAAAAAATCAAGAATAATCAACAAGTAGCACTTAGTTTAAGTTGA
- the yihA gene encoding ribosome biogenesis GTP-binding protein YihA/YsxC, producing the protein MIIKSSEFVVSNSDVAKCPNSKLPEYAFIGRSNVGKSSLINMLTARKSLAKTSGRPGKTQLINHFLINKDWHLVDLPGYGYARVSKSIKKTFQKFITQYFEKREQMLCAFVLIDSRHPPQPIDLEFMQWLGGHGIPFCIIFTKADKLKPNALTRNVEVYKEKMLEIWEEMPVYFTTSSTNDLGREEVLKYIEDLNTQFISN; encoded by the coding sequence ATGATAATAAAATCTTCTGAATTCGTAGTAAGCAACAGTGATGTTGCAAAATGCCCAAACAGTAAATTGCCGGAATATGCATTTATTGGCAGGAGCAACGTAGGGAAATCCTCACTTATCAACATGCTTACCGCTAGAAAAAGTCTCGCCAAAACATCTGGAAGACCAGGGAAAACCCAGCTGATCAATCATTTTTTGATCAATAAAGATTGGCATTTGGTAGATTTACCTGGGTATGGTTATGCGCGAGTGTCAAAATCCATCAAAAAGACCTTTCAAAAATTTATTACACAATATTTTGAAAAAAGGGAACAAATGTTATGTGCTTTTGTTCTAATAGACAGTAGGCACCCCCCACAACCTATAGATCTGGAATTTATGCAATGGCTTGGAGGGCACGGAATTCCATTTTGCATCATCTTTACCAAAGCAGATAAACTTAAGCCGAACGCCTTAACTAGGAATGTAGAAGTTTATAAAGAAAAGATGTTGGAAATTTGGGAGGAGATGCCAGTGTACTTTACCACCAGTTCTACAAATGATCTGGGACGAGAAGAAGTGCTTAAATATATCGAGGATTTAAATACTCAGTTTATCTCCAATTAG
- the rsmH gene encoding 16S rRNA (cytosine(1402)-N(4))-methyltransferase RsmH, whose translation MEYHNPVLLKESVDGLNIKPDGVYVDVTFGGGGHSSEILSRLGEKGRLFAFDQDEDALDNAIDDPRFVLINENFRFIKRFLRFHGIKKVDGILGDFGVSSHQFNVAERGFSTRFEAKLDMRMSKKSSLSAYEVINEYDHEQLKKLFFEYADLRNAGKIAAEIIKAREVAPIESSDQLKVVLKPFLFKEKEHKILAQIYQAIRIEVNQEIEVLKEFLLQTEELLDKGGRISLISYHSLEDRLVKRYIRSGLFEGEPEKDFYGNITVPFKKVKGLIVPSAEEIYKNNRARSAKLRIALKL comes from the coding sequence ATGGAGTATCATAACCCTGTTTTATTAAAAGAATCTGTAGATGGTTTAAATATTAAGCCAGATGGAGTGTATGTAGATGTGACTTTTGGGGGCGGTGGACATTCCTCTGAGATATTGAGTCGACTGGGCGAAAAAGGAAGATTATTTGCATTCGATCAAGATGAAGATGCGTTGGATAATGCCATAGATGATCCTCGCTTCGTGCTAATAAACGAAAATTTCAGGTTCATTAAGCGTTTTTTAAGGTTCCACGGAATAAAAAAAGTGGACGGAATTCTTGGGGATTTTGGGGTTTCCTCTCATCAATTCAATGTTGCAGAGCGGGGTTTTTCAACCAGGTTCGAAGCGAAATTGGATATGAGGATGAGCAAGAAAAGCAGTTTGAGCGCTTACGAAGTGATCAACGAGTACGATCATGAGCAGCTTAAAAAATTATTCTTTGAATATGCCGATCTAAGAAATGCTGGAAAAATTGCTGCTGAGATAATTAAGGCCAGGGAAGTTGCCCCAATCGAGAGTAGTGATCAATTAAAAGTAGTGCTTAAGCCTTTTCTATTTAAGGAAAAGGAGCATAAAATATTGGCCCAGATCTATCAGGCAATTCGTATAGAGGTGAATCAAGAGATTGAGGTTCTTAAGGAATTTCTATTGCAAACCGAAGAACTGCTGGATAAAGGTGGAAGAATAAGCCTTATTTCTTATCACTCCTTAGAAGACAGGTTGGTGAAACGATATATAAGAAGTGGGCTTTTTGAAGGGGAACCTGAGAAAGATTTTTATGGAAATATAACTGTCCCGTTTAAAAAAGTAAAGGGATTAATAGTTCCTTCCGCAGAGGAAATCTATAAAAATAATAGGGCTCGAAGCGCAAAATTAAGAATAGCACTAAAGTTATAA
- a CDS encoding FtsL-like putative cell division protein yields the protein MKKGLYNILKADFLISNDAIKNWRFIVFCTFLAIIMIACSHSAERKVHNIAKLNTEVRELRSEFVDMRSALMKLKMESTITNKMAARGVKPSETPPYKIKINITD from the coding sequence ATGAAAAAGGGATTGTACAACATATTGAAAGCTGATTTTTTAATAAGCAACGATGCGATTAAGAACTGGCGATTTATTGTGTTCTGTACATTTCTTGCCATTATAATGATCGCTTGTTCGCATAGTGCCGAGCGCAAGGTGCACAATATAGCTAAGTTAAATACAGAGGTGCGCGAATTGCGAAGCGAATTTGTGGATATGCGTTCTGCCCTTATGAAACTTAAAATGGAATCCACCATTACCAATAAAATGGCTGCAAGAGGCGTAAAACCTTCGGAAACGCCGCCTTATAAAATAAAAATTAATATAACAGACTAA
- the mraY gene encoding phospho-N-acetylmuramoyl-pentapeptide-transferase, giving the protein MLYYLFDYLDKRYQVPGAGLFEFISFRSAMAIILSLAISTIYGKKIINYLLRKQVGESVRDLGLKGQSEKAGTPTMGGLIIIISTLIPVLLFAKLDNIYVILLIVTTLWMGTIGFIDDYLKIFKKDKEGLKGIFKVLGQVGLGLIVGGTMYLHPGITVKEDTNSPSFTNELVVDGDEEVKAGVEEKSTTTTIPFVKNNEFDYASLISWINPSLVNYAWLIFIPIVIFIVTAVSNGANLTDGIDGLAAGSSAIIVLTLGIFAWVSGNIIFSDYLNIMYIPRSGEMTIFITAFAGSLVGFLWYNTYPAQVFMGDTGSLTIGGIIAVIAIATRKELLIPILCGIFLLENLSVVLQVGWFKITKRKYGEGRRIFLMSPLHHHYQKKGLHESKIVVRFWIVGIFLAIVTIITLKVR; this is encoded by the coding sequence ATGTTATACTATTTGTTTGATTATTTAGATAAACGCTACCAGGTTCCTGGAGCAGGTTTGTTCGAATTTATTTCGTTCCGCTCTGCGATGGCGATTATTTTGTCCTTGGCAATATCTACCATTTATGGAAAAAAGATCATCAATTATCTTTTAAGAAAACAAGTAGGGGAAAGTGTTCGGGACCTTGGTTTAAAAGGGCAAAGTGAAAAAGCGGGAACCCCGACCATGGGTGGATTGATTATTATTATCTCCACGCTCATTCCTGTATTGTTGTTTGCGAAATTGGATAACATCTATGTCATTTTGCTGATTGTTACCACCCTTTGGATGGGAACCATTGGTTTTATAGATGATTATTTAAAAATTTTCAAAAAAGACAAAGAAGGTTTAAAAGGAATTTTTAAAGTACTGGGACAAGTTGGTCTTGGGCTTATTGTAGGTGGAACTATGTACCTGCATCCTGGAATCACGGTTAAGGAAGATACCAATAGTCCATCTTTTACAAATGAGCTCGTTGTAGATGGAGATGAAGAGGTAAAAGCTGGAGTTGAAGAGAAATCTACCACTACCACCATTCCGTTTGTAAAGAACAATGAGTTCGATTACGCAAGTTTGATCAGTTGGATCAATCCATCATTGGTTAATTATGCGTGGTTGATCTTTATCCCGATCGTGATATTTATAGTAACAGCGGTTTCCAACGGTGCAAATTTAACAGATGGGATAGATGGGCTTGCAGCCGGCTCTTCTGCTATAATTGTACTAACGCTCGGGATTTTTGCATGGGTTTCTGGTAACATTATATTTTCAGACTATCTCAATATCATGTACATCCCACGTTCTGGAGAGATGACCATATTCATTACCGCGTTTGCGGGATCCTTGGTAGGATTTTTATGGTATAATACCTATCCGGCACAAGTATTTATGGGAGATACCGGGAGTTTGACCATTGGAGGAATAATTGCCGTGATAGCAATCGCCACCCGAAAAGAATTATTGATCCCCATTTTATGCGGAATATTTCTCTTGGAAAACCTATCTGTGGTCCTACAAGTAGGATGGTTCAAGATTACCAAAAGAAAATATGGAGAAGGAAGACGAATATTTCTGATGTCCCCATTGCATCATCATTACCAGAAAAAAGGTTTGCATGAAAGCAAGATCGTAGTGAGATTTTGGATCGTTGGGATTTTCCTTGCGATCGTAACCATTATTACTTTGAAAGTTAGATAA
- the mraZ gene encoding division/cell wall cluster transcriptional repressor MraZ: MVNLIGTYECKVDAKGRLMVPAALKKQLTPVLQEGFVLKRSVFQPCLELYPMEEWNEMMKKINGLNRFKKKNNDFIRRFTAGVKTVEVDANGRLLIPKDLFGFAEMDKEIVLSSAINIIEIWDKDKYENTIDASADDFADLAEEVMGNDDFNGVS; encoded by the coding sequence GTGGTAAATCTAATTGGAACATACGAGTGTAAAGTTGATGCGAAAGGGCGCCTTATGGTTCCGGCTGCATTAAAAAAACAGCTGACACCGGTTTTGCAGGAAGGTTTTGTTTTGAAAAGATCTGTTTTTCAGCCTTGTTTGGAATTATATCCAATGGAGGAATGGAACGAAATGATGAAAAAGATCAATGGATTGAACAGGTTCAAGAAGAAGAACAATGATTTTATACGAAGATTTACAGCAGGTGTTAAAACGGTGGAAGTAGATGCAAATGGACGTTTATTGATCCCCAAAGATCTTTTTGGTTTTGCTGAAATGGATAAGGAGATCGTTCTTTCTTCTGCAATTAACATTATTGAGATCTGGGATAAAGATAAATATGAAAACACCATAGATGCTTCTGCCGATGATTTTGCAGATTTAGCTGAAGAAGTTATGGGCAATGATGATTTTAATGGAGTATCATAA